The genome window AGGGACAAAGAGTTAGTCAGGCTCCCTCCCCCGGACAGCTACTGACCCTGACCAGCCCGCTGCTCCTATAAGATAGGTCATAGGTCGCACAGGCACCCTGGGGATGGGATATCGATGTGACAGCCACTATACTTTCCCCTTTTGTGAACCCAATATTGAGTTTAGTGCTGGTCAGATTATATAGATGGTCCCTattgattatataatttaaatggaaaaattaaagccAACTTGGGACAAGGGATCAATATTAAAATTCTTAGCTAGACAAATAAAAGGAATTAGGTGGACTTGCCATTTTGAAGTTAAAGTGAACTTTTGAGATAGTTAAGGATATAATTTCTACTGACATCAATACTCAGGATGGGCAGCTTAGTATCACTTTCAAAATTGGGTGCCAGGGTTTAGTTTAATTAGGAAACCCACATACAGAGGTGCCCCCTAATTCGAGAAACCATAAGTTTTCTAAGATACAGTCCGAGGGTTAAATATGTTCCCATTAAGCCCAAAAGTAAGCCTCTTTATTAAGAAGATGGGGATGGGGGTGTGAAGGAGGGAATGTGAGCTATTCACAGATCCTAGAATTGGAATTGTTGATTTGGGGAAAAGAGTAACTGACAGGCAAGGGTTTTTCTTCATAGGAAGGAGGGAAGCATCTGACACTGGGCGTATCATAAAGGCAAAGCTGAATATGATGTTTTGAGGGCTGTattcttggttttaaaaaatcaaaatgggaAAGCATGCAAATTAAactgtatataatacatacaaactATTTAGCATAGTGTCAGCCACtcaaattatagaaaaaatactCAGGACCACTTTTTTAAGGCTTTGTATCCCTGTAACTTGGGCATTATTGTCAAAATATAATTTAGCTGGGACCCACGGTTGATAGTTGGATtcacattttaaagtgaatttttaaaaaaattttttctagaaTGTATCTGTGAAAATTACAAATTGACCACAAACTGCTCTGAGAACATGCATGGAGAATGCCAGTGTACTGCAATTGGTACACAAAATTCTGTCATTTGCACAAAACGTGAGTAGAATATCCTCATTGcctttaaactttattttgaattatatttctttaatggATGTGTTTTGAGTTGGGAAGCCGTTAATTGGGCTCAAGtctgaattttgtcaaaattatctcATACCTGAAGCTTCATGAATCTTTAGAAACTGACTGTGGAACATGTAAGTCTACAATAACCTTTGGCCCTGGGAGTTTagagttaaattaaaattatttttccttaagcaTAAAACTGcagttatttttcagtttgaCATTACGCTTTCTTTGCAGTGGCTAGCAAATGTTTGGTGATGAAGGCAGAAATGAGTCACTCAAAGTCTGGGAGAAGACCGAAACCTGAAGATGCTATCCAGAATAACGACGGACTCTATGATCCTGAGTGTGATGAGAACGGGCTCTTTAAAGCCAAGCAGTGCAATGGCACCACCACGTGCTGGTGTGTGAACACTGCTGGCGTCAGAAGAACGGATAAGGACACTGAAAAATCTTGCTCCGAACGAGTGAGGACCTAGTGAGTTGAGCTGCCTGTATtacttgttttcaaatttgtttaatTAAACTTACTTTTGAATATGTAATTCAATTTCATGATTTGGAATTCGAAAGATAGAAAAGGGTGTACAGTAAAAAGTCTCCATCCATCTCAATCCCACCGCTACCCAGTTTACCTCCATAGAACTGATGTCGCCAGTTTATTCCATAACCTTCCAgagatattttatgaatttactggcaatgtattttttcttatggtAGCATACTAAacacaattttcctttttatatttttatttaacactgTGCAGTATTTTACAGTTGGATTAGTATGAAATGTATATGAATGATTTAATCTACTTGctcatttattgtgttttaaagGGAAATAGGGTTGTCTTAGGGATTATGTaatgaaaaggaacagaaacacACTCTCAAGCTAGCATAAGACTAAAGGACTAAAAACTGGAAAGGCATCAAGACCAAGGCAGGCACACTTTGCACTTCTGTCTTCTGGAACCTTGaggtgatttttctgtttctcagtgcCTTTCTGTGTCTTCACTTGAATGTGGCCCAACATGATCAGCTAAGCCTTGATTTGACATGACTTTGTGTGTTGTGGCCAGAGGCCAGCGGGTCAGTGTTAGAAAGGGTGTTTCCTCCTGGATGAGTTCTTTATGAAAGATGTGTGAGGGccaaggaagaaattaaaggcatATCTATTGCATAAATCTTTCGCTGTTTACTGTAATTTCACTTGGGAGTTTTATTATTAGcttattaggaaaataatataaaagtctGAGTTTTTATAGTCAGTCAACACAGTCTTTTTACTTTACAGCTGGATCATCATTGAACTAAAAcacagaacaagagaaaaaccTTATGATACTAAAAGTTTGCAGATGTAAGTGCTGTTCAATGTGTTATATTTACACAGTTGGTGCTCAACTCTTCCATCCCACACcattagaaaactaaaacaagtctcaatgctttttagtatttctgaaaaataagatactatacaaaatatttttaaccttattttgAAATGGGATTACAAGAATAGTATAGATTTCTGTAATATCCTTCACTTAGATTCACAAATGAACATTtgccatattttccttttttatatgtgtatgcatatgtgtatactTTCTATATTTAAgcagtataaatatttttttgccaGAACCATTTGAGACCAAATTGTAGACACCATGCATGCCCCTTGACCCCTAAagacttttgtgtatttttcttagaaacaaaGGGCATTCTCTTACATAACTAGTATACACTtaatcaaattcaggaaatttattGTTATACCATATTGTGCCAGTTTTCCCAATATTGTCCTTTGTAACAATTTTTTATTGTCTAATCCAGGACCCAGTCTAAAATCATGTATTGGCATTTAGTCATCATGACTGTTTAGTCTGTTTTAATATGGAACACTGTTTTggcctttctttgtcttgttttattgAATGTCCCTCAGATTTGGATTTGTCTGGTGTTTTGTCATAATTAAGTACAGGTTATGCGTTTTTGACAGAAAAACCACTTAGGTGATGTTATGTCCTCTGAAGTACTtcacatcaggaggcacatgTCAGCTTATCCCTTTACTAGTGATGTTAACTGTGGTTAAGGtagtgtctgccaggtttctccactgtagagttaccattttccttttttttaaattaataaatatataatctgTGGGCAGATACTTGATACCCTGTTTCTAATCAAAGTCTAGCATCAATGGGTGATTCTAGCCTGAATCAATTATTAAGATTGTTGAAAAATGGCATACCATTTTAAACAAGTTTGGTTAATGATGATTCCAGACATTGAGCTATCTGCTTAAAAAGTAGTGCTTAATGTTGTGTAGTACaaccactttttttaaaaacatgatttttaattatttatagtgCACTCAAGGAGGTAATCACAACTCGTTATCAACTGGATccaaaatatatcacaaatattCTGGtaagttctctctttttttaatttagtaaatgaGCTTTAGCAGAAAGTTGGTGGAACAGCAGTATAGTTTGGGTCTGATTTTTGGTGGTAAAGATTAAACTGCATTTGAGTAATAGTTTCAGTTTTGGGCACTTGATAAAGCAAATTccctattttgttttccttccataccCTTTGAAAACTTCAGTTTATCCTTAAAGAAACCATAGTATCTTTTAGTATCCTTAACACATGCCAGTCTTACGTGGAAACCGCTCTCTATGATTGCTTTTGACACATACATACTTTAGGGTGCTACCTAGCCCCCGTCTTCTCGTTTTAAGGAGCTAGCTAGTCCTTAACCAATTAGTCCTTCCTTTTTCAACTCTGGTTGAAACATGCTTGAATAGTGTGATGGAACGCTTTCAAGGCAGTAGgaatttattcttaaattcttCTAGATTAAAActgatgtcattttttaaaagactttggaaggaatatactttttgttttctaaaagcgGAACATGGTAAATGGATACTGCATTTCGGATTGCATTTTAGTTTTGAAGTAGTTCCAACTAAATGTGGtgttttaatagtttgttttaaaatcttttcaggaaaaaaaaattcttgaaaaaataTGCAGTGTAATTGTCTTTGTTTGCATTGCtgtcttattttctttggatagatTTAAAGACCttccaaagatttttaaattattagtgaTAAACTCAATTATCTACTAACGGAAAGGAACACTGACACATGTAGATTACAGAAAATTACACTGAATATTCTGCTTATTGAACAAAGATATTTTCATACAAATTTGGTTATGTtactattaatttatatttttcaattcccTCCCCAACCAGTATGAAAATGATATTATCACTATTGATCTGATGCAAAATTCTTCTCAGAAAACTGAGAATGATGTGGACATAGCTGATGTagcttattattttgaaaaagatgtGAGTATAATCTTCCTCATTTTATTCCTGTGTTTAGAAATGTAATACCTAACATGCCTCAATGGATTCAAGATCTTTCATCATCTATTTCTCTAGATCAACCATATCTCTATTCCCCAAGTGGTTTCTGTGCTGCAATTAATGTCTTCCCTATCACTGACATGTACCTTTCTTACACGTCTTTCTTGTTTGTATATTTATGCCTTTAATCAAATTGTTCTGCCTAGAATATCTTCTCGTAATTCTTATCTATTACCTCCTTGGTAGTTACTTAGTTTGTATGTATAGCCTTTCCCTATTAACTGTTTCCATGAATAAGAGGCTGTGTGAGAAATGCTATGTAACTGCTGTGATAAAATAGTTTGTTTAATCTTTAATATATTATGGGGTGGGACAGAAGgaagaataagtaaaataagatttGCCATGTGTTTGTATTGTTGAATCTAGTGATAGGTACATGGGACTTCATTATAGTagtctttttacttttgtatatgtgtgGAAATTTCCCAGTATGTTTTTACAAGTTTCAGTGTATGAGATTGTTATCACTAAAACCGTAAAGATTCTTGGCAACAGTTCTTTTGGTTTGTAATTGGCGTGTAATTCTGTGTGGCCaggttttcttaaatattttaaattgttttcctttttctcaataTAGGTTAAAGATGAATCCTTGTTCTATTCCAAGAGAATGGACCTGAGAGTAGATGGGGAACAACTGGATCTGGATCCTGGTCGAACTGCAATTTACTATGTTGATGAAAAGCCACCTGAATTTTCAATGCAAGGTCTAAAAGCTGGTATTATTGCTGTCATTGTGGTTGTGACAATAGCAATTATTGCTGGAATCGTTGTGCTGGTGAGTTAGAAcaagtgaaattttatttaaggGTGTTATACATTTGCAAGAAAAGGTGAcaatatgaaaaggctacattcattttccaaaacatactaataaaacaaaaaccttcattttttttttataattctctaTAGTGAGTGAATCTATTGGTTTTCTGGCCTCTTTTTATAAAACAgccatgaaggaaggaaggatactAATCTGAGAAAACCTTGTAGCTGAGcccttcacatattttaaaacaagatatGTTGCCATCAAGTTGAATTGAAACAACAGAACACAGATTAGCATAGAAAGGAGTTAAAAGTGATAAATGTGAAGCAGCAGTTCTAAATAAAAGATTAGCAAATTACATTTAGCAGCGCTTCAGAAGAAGAATATCACCTGAGTAAGAAGGGTTTATTCTAGAAATGTAAGGATGCTGCAGCATCAGAAACTCTTACCAACATAACAGAATTCAGAAATAGATTTGAGGATATGTGGGAACTTATATTTTCAGTTCAATGGAATTACCACACTTGGCTATTCatctggaagaaaacaagagTTGAATTCCTATGTCATCCCACCAGGGCTGACCATATTGCCTAACTGTGTGTGAACTGCACGTCCTGGAGCACAGTGATGTGAAAGGAGTTGGGCAGTGCACCTGTGTTGAAATACAAATTCCAGATGAAgtatcattaaaaatgtaaaaaaaaaataaatctcacaattaatttaggaaatatttatataaccTTGGGTAAAGGAAACCAAGTAAAGCAAGAAATCTGAAATCTGAAGGAAAAGATAATGTATTTGATGTCATTGAAATTAAACCTTTTGTATGGCAAAGATACTGTAGAGTAAGAAATATCATTGATAGGCTGGGGGAAAATACttaacatgtataaaacaaaaaagggtatcatatataatactgtgtttaccagaaaataagacctagccaaaccatcagctctaatgtgtcttttggagcaaaaattaatattaatatattatacccggtcttattttaatataatataccggatcttattgtactataatataagactgggtcttatattaatttttactccaagagacacattagagctgattgtctggctaggccttattttcagggaaacatggtatatgagTATAAAGAATTCTTAACAAATTGAtgaggaaagtaaagaaaaaatggtaACAGGTATGGACAGGCAATTTATAGAAGAGGAATTCCAGATGGCAAATGAACACATGAAAGATTAATCGTAGAAATCTAATTGTCCTGTATAAATGAAAGCACAACTACATAAAGAAGCATGGTCAAGGTTATATATTGCAGTGTTGCTAGTGAGGGTGAATCTGGAAACAATCTGAGTGTACATCAGGAGAATGGATGAGTAAGTTGTGGTACATCCATGCTATGGAATAATGTAGCTATTAAAAAGGATGAATTCAGTGTATAGCTTTTGAGCTGGTAGAGTTCCTATGACGATACAGGTTGTCCAAAAAATATTGCATGATCCCGTATGTTTATATATGCTTGCATTGGGATGGAACAAGATGTGGAAGAATGCACACCAAGCAGTTAAATTTCATTCaagataattcatttttttctcagtaaatttttttctttttggtttgtttcactAGTTGtggtagacttttttttttttttttagtttagtaGT of Rhinolophus sinicus isolate RSC01 linkage group LG05, ASM3656204v1, whole genome shotgun sequence contains these proteins:
- the EPCAM gene encoding epithelial cell adhesion molecule → MAPPQVLAFGLLLAAATATVAIAEKECICENYKLTTNCSENMHGECQCTAIGTQNSVICTKLASKCLVMKAEMSHSKSGRRPKPEDAIQNNDGLYDPECDENGLFKAKQCNGTTTCWCVNTAGVRRTDKDTEKSCSERVRTYWIIIELKHRTREKPYDTKSLQIALKEVITTRYQLDPKYITNILYENDIITIDLMQNSSQKTENDVDIADVAYYFEKDVKDESLFYSKRMDLRVDGEQLDLDPGRTAIYYVDEKPPEFSMQGLKAGIIAVIVVVTIAIIAGIVVLVLSRKNRTAKYKKAEIKEMGEMHRELHG